One Tautonia rosea genomic region harbors:
- a CDS encoding DNA-directed RNA polymerase subunit omega, translating into MHEELKEEEIVNRVGGRFKLSTLIQKRMIALNQGARPLVDMRTSDKMAIVIQEIMQDKIFLDLAGNVRMRDEAEDIGGPLGETVDLTQPED; encoded by the coding sequence ATGCATGAGGAACTGAAGGAAGAAGAGATCGTCAACCGCGTCGGCGGTCGATTCAAGCTCTCCACCTTGATCCAGAAGCGCATGATCGCCCTGAACCAGGGGGCCCGCCCCCTGGTGGACATGCGCACCTCTGACAAGATGGCTATCGTGATCCAGGAGATCATGCAGGACAAGATTTTCCTGGACCTTGCCGGCAATGTCCGCATGCGGGATGAGGCCGAGGACATTGGCGGGCCGCTCGGCGAGACGGTCGACCTTACCCAGCCGGAAGACTGA
- a CDS encoding DNA translocase FtsK has product MLDRQRLWRNGRGLALLVGGLFLALSLLGYDPADAPGAAVYPPNRGDALSNPCGPVGAVLAHLLYTGFGYGALLVLPAWLIVAVRVLMSRPITDPPARLLGLGLLISVTSAALQQLRPDLPGAAPVGSGGYLGVLIGEGLRGQVGPIGLSLVLTSAAVVGLALCHDLIFLLPRRRSGLLGAAGEPMPAHPGASVPAVARPRGADLPSPVSPYAGGPPAGVPAPTRPTPAAAGPPPTPGVPAVRPPSSPQRSASGYQGPPMDMLEPSSAIPVQEREASIQARALMLEKTLLEHGCQVRVVQIDTGPVITQFEIELEAGLRVSKIVGLANDLAIALAVPSVRIVAPIPGKTTVGIEVPNERRSMVRLREVIEGVAAGDSLKRAFIPLFLGKDVKGSPLAFDLAEMPHLLIAGRTGTGKSVCLNAMITSILMTRRPDECKLILIDPKMVELSQYKQVPHLMHPVVTDMKKAESLLAWACEKMDERYTYLARAGVRSLHSYNQLGPDEIYARLQPEDEEEAQRIPTFMPHIVIVVDEMSDMMMTAAKEVEAHIVRLAQKARAVGMHLIVATQKPTVDVITGLIKGNLPARIAFQVSSRGDSRVVLDEMGADKLLGNGDMLFLIPGTSHLVRAQGTYVSDLEVERICNYLSQYPQEFSKELMQLRVGGGVGGKDGAALKDRDELYETAIEVIIREQRGSCSLLQRALGIGYGRAARLIDFMAEDGIVGEYKSGSAREVLYSWEEWEALKAGDDPPEGLGEAAA; this is encoded by the coding sequence ATGCTCGATCGTCAGCGACTTTGGCGCAACGGACGGGGCCTCGCCCTGCTCGTGGGCGGCCTGTTCCTGGCATTGAGCCTGCTCGGGTACGACCCGGCCGACGCCCCCGGTGCGGCCGTCTATCCGCCCAACCGAGGGGATGCCCTGTCTAACCCCTGCGGACCGGTTGGCGCGGTGCTTGCTCATCTTCTGTACACCGGGTTCGGCTATGGAGCCCTCCTGGTGCTGCCAGCCTGGTTGATCGTGGCCGTCCGGGTCCTGATGTCCCGGCCGATCACCGACCCTCCCGCCCGTTTGCTCGGACTGGGCCTGCTGATCAGCGTGACCTCGGCCGCCTTGCAGCAGCTTCGCCCCGACCTGCCCGGCGCGGCTCCGGTCGGTTCGGGAGGCTACCTCGGTGTCCTGATTGGCGAGGGACTCCGCGGCCAGGTCGGGCCGATCGGTTTGTCCCTGGTGCTGACTTCGGCGGCAGTCGTGGGGCTGGCGCTCTGCCACGACCTGATCTTCCTCCTCCCCCGACGCCGGTCGGGCCTGCTTGGTGCGGCGGGAGAGCCGATGCCTGCTCATCCAGGGGCCTCGGTCCCGGCAGTCGCCCGGCCGAGAGGGGCCGACCTGCCCTCCCCGGTCTCCCCCTACGCGGGGGGACCGCCCGCCGGGGTCCCGGCCCCGACCCGGCCAACTCCGGCCGCCGCTGGGCCGCCACCAACGCCGGGGGTGCCCGCCGTGCGTCCGCCGTCGTCGCCGCAGCGGTCGGCCTCGGGCTATCAAGGGCCGCCGATGGATATGCTCGAGCCCTCCTCGGCCATCCCGGTGCAGGAGCGCGAGGCCTCCATCCAGGCCCGCGCGTTGATGCTGGAGAAGACCCTGCTGGAGCACGGCTGCCAGGTCCGCGTCGTTCAGATCGACACCGGCCCGGTGATTACCCAGTTCGAGATCGAGCTGGAGGCCGGCCTGCGCGTTTCGAAGATCGTCGGCCTGGCCAACGACCTGGCGATTGCCCTGGCCGTGCCGAGCGTCCGGATCGTCGCGCCGATCCCGGGCAAGACGACCGTCGGCATCGAGGTTCCCAACGAGCGGCGGTCGATGGTCCGGCTCCGCGAGGTGATTGAGGGGGTCGCGGCCGGCGACAGCCTGAAGCGGGCGTTCATCCCCCTGTTCCTGGGCAAGGACGTGAAGGGCTCTCCCCTGGCGTTCGACCTGGCCGAGATGCCCCACCTGCTCATCGCCGGCCGAACCGGCACGGGGAAGTCGGTCTGCCTGAACGCGATGATCACCTCGATCCTTATGACCCGTCGGCCCGACGAGTGCAAGCTCATCCTCATCGACCCGAAGATGGTCGAGCTCTCGCAATATAAGCAAGTTCCCCACCTGATGCACCCGGTCGTCACCGACATGAAGAAGGCCGAGTCCCTTCTCGCCTGGGCCTGCGAGAAGATGGACGAGCGGTACACGTACCTCGCGCGCGCCGGGGTGCGCAGCCTGCACTCGTACAACCAGCTCGGCCCCGACGAGATCTACGCCCGGCTCCAGCCCGAGGACGAGGAGGAAGCCCAGCGTATCCCGACCTTCATGCCGCACATCGTCATCGTGGTGGATGAAATGAGCGACATGATGATGACCGCGGCCAAGGAGGTCGAGGCCCACATCGTCCGCCTCGCCCAGAAGGCCCGAGCGGTGGGCATGCACCTGATCGTCGCCACCCAGAAGCCAACCGTGGACGTCATCACCGGCCTGATCAAGGGGAACCTGCCCGCTCGAATCGCCTTCCAGGTCTCCAGCCGGGGGGATAGCCGCGTCGTCCTCGACGAGATGGGGGCGGACAAGCTGCTGGGCAACGGCGACATGCTGTTCCTCATCCCCGGCACCTCGCACCTGGTCCGGGCGCAGGGGACGTATGTCTCGGACCTGGAAGTGGAACGCATCTGCAACTATTTGAGCCAGTATCCACAAGAGTTCAGCAAGGAGTTGATGCAGCTTCGCGTCGGCGGCGGGGTCGGCGGCAAGGACGGCGCGGCCTTGAAGGACCGCGACGAGCTGTACGAGACCGCCATCGAGGTGATCATCCGCGAGCAGCGCGGCAGTTGCTCCCTCTTGCAGCGAGCCCTCGGCATCGGCTACGGCCGCGCCGCCCGCCTCATCGACTTCATGGCCGAGGACGGCATCGTCGGCGAGTACAAATCCGGCTCCGCCCGCGAAGTCCTCTACTCCTGGGAGGAATGGGAAGCCCTCAAGGCCGGCGACGATCCCCCCGAGGGCCTCGGCGAGGCCGCGGCCTGA
- a CDS encoding esterase/lipase family protein — protein MVARGGWNRARVLIHLSLLCVLGLVACQSPKIRERPFSNHPAIRSAEAGHGSLGEGFGPSDEASYHRLVAEVERPGGASASRLLALADFADRQGRRQIGSEPVAALSWFRDAAVYSSFALANADEPLLQARAVDRHNRAVEELLRCSGTGPRNVDPAWRDRLDAEGIRVVTTQPNRAGLPVDELWITGDFRVRNLEHFGQDGLGVPLVAASVLSNRDGETDRFLPGQLKLPATAVVQPTGPLDHGAWRQQPVLLSLHNPIRESEIVVGNSVGTIALASDLTTPIAYQFLKAPGQEIGYGGLLRPDRLSTLPGIFMQGPYEPGKIPVLFVHGLSSSPVMWLETANALQGVPEIRDRYQFWYAYYPTGAALAFSAVRIRSELAAIREAIDPDRIDPALDQMVVVGHSLGGVLCRQMLQSSGRRLEQGLFTRPFDDVMMSFQTRQRLEQLLYFEPVPSIRRAVFIMAPHRGSNVASGLIGRVTTALVQRTREIELYRDEIIGLNGPEVFSPVFQRRPPSSIDNLEPESPILKVLAELPMDPSVPYHSVIGNLFPEAPPARWSDGVVPVASAQLDGAVSELVVRKSHFGANSPEVVAEVRRILHLHLNDQVSPTAQNGTVARHTDPARPVRR, from the coding sequence ATGGTGGCTCGCGGAGGATGGAATCGAGCAAGGGTCCTGATTCATCTGAGCCTGCTCTGCGTGCTCGGGTTGGTCGCCTGCCAATCTCCGAAGATCCGGGAACGCCCGTTTTCGAATCATCCGGCGATCCGATCGGCGGAAGCGGGGCATGGTTCGTTGGGGGAGGGGTTTGGGCCGAGTGACGAAGCCTCCTATCATCGGCTCGTCGCTGAGGTGGAGCGACCGGGAGGGGCCTCGGCAAGCCGGTTGCTTGCGCTCGCGGATTTTGCAGACCGGCAGGGGCGTCGGCAGATTGGGAGTGAACCGGTCGCGGCGCTCTCGTGGTTCCGAGACGCAGCAGTCTACTCGTCCTTCGCGCTGGCAAACGCCGATGAACCGCTGCTCCAGGCGCGTGCCGTCGATCGCCATAACCGCGCGGTCGAGGAGTTGCTCCGGTGTTCGGGAACCGGCCCCCGGAACGTTGATCCCGCGTGGCGCGACCGACTTGATGCGGAAGGCATTCGTGTTGTCACCACCCAGCCGAACCGAGCCGGCTTGCCGGTCGACGAACTCTGGATCACCGGGGATTTCCGGGTCCGGAACCTGGAGCACTTCGGCCAGGATGGACTCGGTGTGCCGCTGGTGGCCGCCAGTGTGCTGAGCAATCGAGACGGGGAGACCGATCGCTTCCTCCCCGGCCAGCTCAAGCTGCCTGCGACAGCGGTCGTTCAGCCGACAGGGCCGCTCGATCACGGTGCGTGGCGGCAGCAGCCGGTCTTGCTCTCGCTTCACAATCCGATCCGAGAATCGGAGATCGTTGTTGGGAACAGCGTGGGCACGATCGCGCTTGCGAGCGACCTGACGACCCCGATCGCCTATCAGTTCCTGAAAGCCCCCGGGCAGGAAATCGGCTACGGCGGGCTGCTCCGGCCCGATCGGCTCTCGACGCTCCCGGGCATCTTCATGCAAGGGCCTTACGAGCCCGGGAAAATCCCCGTCCTGTTCGTTCATGGGTTGTCGTCAAGTCCGGTTATGTGGCTGGAGACGGCCAACGCGCTTCAGGGAGTCCCCGAGATCCGGGACCGCTACCAATTCTGGTATGCCTATTACCCGACCGGAGCAGCCCTGGCGTTTTCGGCCGTGCGAATCCGCTCGGAACTGGCCGCGATTCGTGAGGCGATCGACCCGGATCGCATTGACCCTGCACTCGATCAGATGGTTGTCGTGGGGCATAGCCTGGGAGGTGTCCTGTGCCGGCAAATGCTCCAGTCAAGCGGCCGGAGACTTGAACAGGGACTGTTCACGCGACCATTCGACGATGTCATGATGTCTTTTCAGACCCGGCAACGGCTGGAGCAACTACTCTACTTCGAGCCGGTTCCGTCGATTCGGCGCGCGGTGTTCATCATGGCACCGCACCGGGGGAGCAATGTTGCGAGTGGATTGATCGGACGGGTCACGACTGCTCTGGTGCAACGAACGCGAGAAATCGAGTTGTATCGAGATGAGATCATTGGCTTGAATGGTCCGGAGGTCTTCAGCCCGGTGTTCCAGAGGCGTCCGCCCAGCAGTATCGATAATCTGGAACCTGAGAGTCCGATCTTAAAAGTTCTTGCAGAACTGCCGATGGATCCCAGTGTGCCGTATCATTCGGTGATCGGGAACCTTTTTCCGGAGGCCCCCCCGGCTCGGTGGTCGGATGGAGTTGTTCCCGTAGCGAGTGCCCAGCTCGATGGCGCCGTGTCGGAACTGGTGGTCCGTAAGAGCCACTTCGGCGCGAATTCTCCCGAGGTGGTCGCGGAAGTTCGACGCATTCTCCACCTTCATCTCAACGATCAGGTGTCTCCGACCGCGCAGAATGGCACAGTTGCTCGACATACCGATCCAGCTCGGCCAGTTCGTCGGTGA
- a CDS encoding DUF4058 family protein, producing MPLHDWKREDGWGALHQFWITELARSLKRRLPAGYRAFLGTAPRLAIGDSVRRPDIGVKLHPDLRPPGHEPPTGGGGTLLEMEPDFEVAVERLDYDIVLFIEQAGWLVAAVEIISPRNKDRNDSKDNYLNRYLGYLLDGVHLLLIDLLPKPYDFSFADEIAREFGLDQPKTPSPYAVSYRVGESAATGGRLLAVWRRPMTVGQPLPTIPLPLTVHEAVAVDLEATYAAAASDAYLD from the coding sequence ATGCCGCTACACGACTGGAAACGCGAAGACGGTTGGGGTGCGTTGCATCAGTTCTGGATCACGGAACTGGCCCGATCGCTGAAGCGACGACTCCCGGCCGGCTACCGAGCCTTCCTTGGCACGGCGCCGAGGCTGGCAATCGGTGATTCCGTTCGACGGCCCGACATTGGTGTCAAGCTCCACCCCGACCTCCGCCCCCCGGGCCATGAACCGCCAACCGGCGGGGGTGGGACATTACTGGAGATGGAACCTGACTTCGAAGTTGCTGTCGAACGACTCGACTATGACATCGTACTCTTCATCGAGCAGGCCGGTTGGCTCGTCGCGGCGGTCGAGATCATCTCGCCCCGAAACAAGGATCGCAACGATTCGAAAGACAATTATCTGAACCGCTATCTTGGCTATCTCCTTGACGGGGTGCATCTCCTCCTCATTGATCTGTTACCCAAGCCCTATGATTTTTCGTTCGCAGATGAGATTGCTCGGGAATTCGGCCTGGATCAACCGAAAACCCCGAGTCCATACGCTGTCTCGTACCGAGTCGGCGAGTCAGCCGCGACGGGCGGGCGACTCCTCGCCGTCTGGCGACGCCCGATGACCGTCGGCCAACCCTTGCCGACGATCCCCTTACCGCTGACGGTTCATGAAGCCGTCGCCGTCGACCTGGAGGCGACCTACGCCGCGGCGGCATCGGATGCCTACCTCGACTGA
- the nadE gene encoding NAD(+) synthase, giving the protein MLARHQAHVAVASLNQTVGDWSGNDRRIRDVIAAARDEGVRLLCLPEMCIPGYSLGDRLLRSGTMERSWDRMVALADATAGIAVAVGLPVLCEGVIYNAMALLADGNLVGLAAKENLATGDVEYENRYYNPWPRGRVVELRGPDGTIAPLGTQMFDLPGLGVVAFEICEDAWQGIRPGSAYAISGAEILMNPSASWFSIGKHRMRRRLVRQISLEDHCVYLYASLLGCDATRLIFDGSLFIGVNGRIEAEGRRFVFDREWELVHRVVDLGEIRHSRMEEGSWRGQLARVGVDAIPQTIRLTGNFQTDRVPPPPPPYYEPPEPEHPDPSLQYLEASVLGGRPMTDRDLDYLELELALCLALRDYVAKTGIRSCCLALSGGRDSGMVALLVHRMYRYANPTLSIDEVRRLVSERFFCAYLATENSGEATRNAARAVAEEVGATYYETNIQESLDSCETTVSRLTGETLSWDNPAHDITLQNIQARLRGTLIWTLANLHGSLLLVTSNKSEAAVGYTTMDGDSSGGLAPIADVPKSLVKLYLAWAADFHGLTGFDRINVMDATAELRPPDKAQTDEADLMPFPILDQLMYAFVQLSLDPVSIFRRLWPAFADHYHGDPRAFAAHIRKFVRLFCFAQWKRERFAISFRVTAFDLDPKTGFRFPPVQTPFTDELAELDRYVEQLCHSARSETPDR; this is encoded by the coding sequence GTGCTCGCTCGGCATCAGGCACACGTGGCGGTCGCGTCGCTGAACCAGACCGTCGGCGACTGGAGCGGCAATGATCGTCGGATCCGAGATGTCATCGCCGCGGCCCGGGACGAGGGGGTTCGCCTGCTCTGCCTGCCCGAGATGTGCATTCCCGGCTACAGCCTGGGCGATCGCCTCCTGCGCTCCGGCACGATGGAACGCTCTTGGGACCGCATGGTCGCTCTGGCCGATGCGACCGCCGGAATCGCCGTGGCCGTCGGCCTGCCGGTCCTGTGCGAGGGGGTGATCTACAACGCAATGGCCCTGCTCGCCGACGGCAACCTCGTTGGCCTGGCCGCGAAGGAGAACCTGGCGACCGGCGACGTCGAGTACGAGAACCGCTACTACAATCCCTGGCCCCGCGGCCGGGTTGTCGAGCTTCGGGGGCCGGACGGCACGATCGCCCCGCTCGGCACGCAGATGTTTGACCTGCCGGGCCTCGGGGTGGTCGCCTTTGAGATCTGCGAGGACGCCTGGCAAGGCATTCGGCCCGGATCAGCCTATGCCATCTCGGGTGCCGAGATCCTGATGAATCCGTCGGCCTCGTGGTTCTCGATCGGCAAGCACCGGATGCGCCGCCGGCTCGTCCGACAGATCAGCCTTGAAGACCATTGCGTGTATCTCTATGCGTCCTTGCTCGGATGCGACGCCACGCGCCTGATCTTCGACGGCAGCCTGTTCATCGGCGTCAACGGACGGATCGAGGCCGAGGGGCGTCGCTTCGTCTTCGACCGCGAGTGGGAACTGGTCCACCGCGTCGTCGACCTGGGAGAGATCCGCCATTCCCGGATGGAGGAAGGCTCCTGGCGCGGCCAGCTCGCCCGGGTCGGCGTCGATGCCATCCCCCAGACGATCCGCCTGACCGGCAACTTCCAGACCGATCGCGTCCCCCCCCCTCCCCCGCCCTATTACGAGCCTCCCGAGCCGGAGCATCCTGACCCTTCCCTCCAGTACCTCGAAGCGAGTGTCTTGGGAGGTCGGCCGATGACCGACCGCGATCTCGATTACCTGGAACTGGAACTCGCGCTCTGCCTCGCCCTCCGCGACTACGTCGCTAAGACGGGCATCCGTTCCTGCTGCCTCGCGCTTTCGGGAGGTCGCGATAGCGGCATGGTCGCCTTGCTCGTGCATCGGATGTACCGCTACGCGAACCCGACGCTCTCGATCGACGAGGTCCGCCGCCTCGTCTCCGAGCGCTTCTTCTGCGCCTATCTCGCCACCGAGAACTCGGGCGAGGCCACCCGCAACGCTGCCCGAGCCGTGGCCGAGGAAGTCGGCGCAACTTATTACGAGACGAACATCCAGGAATCGCTCGATTCGTGTGAAACCACCGTCTCCCGGCTCACCGGCGAGACCCTCTCGTGGGACAACCCCGCTCACGACATCACGCTTCAAAATATCCAGGCCCGCCTGCGCGGAACGCTTATCTGGACCCTCGCCAACCTTCACGGCTCGCTGTTACTCGTCACCAGCAACAAAAGCGAGGCCGCCGTCGGCTACACCACAATGGACGGCGATAGCTCCGGCGGCCTGGCCCCCATCGCCGACGTGCCCAAGAGCCTCGTGAAACTTTACCTCGCCTGGGCCGCCGACTTCCACGGCCTGACCGGCTTCGACCGCATCAACGTCATGGATGCCACCGCCGAGCTTCGCCCGCCCGACAAGGCACAAACGGACGAAGCGGATTTGATGCCCTTCCCCATCCTCGATCAACTGATGTACGCCTTCGTCCAGCTTTCGCTCGACCCCGTTTCCATCTTCCGCCGCCTCTGGCCCGCCTTTGCCGACCACTACCACGGCGATCCCCGCGCCTTCGCTGCCCACATCCGCAAATTCGTCCGCCTCTTCTGCTTCGCCCAGTGGAAGCGTGAACGCTTCGCCATCAGCTTCCGCGTCACCGCCTTCGACCTCGACCCCAAAACCGGCTTCCGCTTCCCCCCTGTCCAGACCCCCTTCACCGACGAACTGGCCGAGCTGGATCGGTATGTCGAGCAACTGTGCCATTCTGCGCGGTCGGAGACACCTGATCGTTGA
- the secG gene encoding preprotein translocase subunit SecG codes for MEILPYVISSLIALVVCTFLGYLLPPVLTYILIGLVSILMIGLVLIQRGRGGGLAGAFGGVGGSSAFGTRAGDVFTRITIVTASVWIALNMGLVVNANVSRTAQQRPGSEFLPKGAETATDSLSVPDFDADADSDLDSDPLGLDLGTSDLPPTPGSGASDPSPAPAPAPESN; via the coding sequence GTGGAAATCCTGCCTTATGTGATCAGCAGCCTGATCGCGCTGGTCGTCTGCACCTTCCTCGGCTACCTGCTGCCGCCCGTGCTGACCTACATCCTCATCGGCCTCGTCTCGATCCTCATGATCGGCCTGGTCCTCATCCAGCGTGGTCGAGGGGGCGGGCTGGCCGGGGCCTTCGGTGGCGTCGGCGGATCGAGCGCCTTCGGCACCCGGGCGGGCGATGTCTTCACCCGAATCACCATCGTCACCGCCTCGGTCTGGATCGCCCTGAACATGGGCCTGGTCGTCAACGCCAACGTCTCCCGGACCGCCCAGCAGCGCCCCGGGAGCGAGTTCCTCCCCAAGGGAGCCGAAACCGCCACCGACAGCCTGTCAGTCCCGGATTTCGACGCGGATGCCGACTCGGACCTTGATTCCGACCCGCTCGGCCTCGACCTCGGTACGTCGGACCTGCCCCCGACTCCCGGCTCCGGTGCCAGCGATCCGTCTCCGGCTCCCGCTCCCGCTCCTGAGTCGAACTGA
- a CDS encoding YicC/YloC family endoribonuclease — MLLSMTGFGEARRQDEARTISVEVRSVNGRHLKLSTRISEPFSALEPDIERLVRHRLKRGTVQLNLRVESLRRPEDYRLNLAALEGYRAQLLAFLGGGPTPPDFFSALLALPGVVDSARPAALDDPREHWPTLEPIVAEALDQLHRSRLDEGQSMEQELRSLALDITGHLDRIASRVPEVVSSYRDRLTDRVNALIQDRGLTIEPEHLIREVAIFAERSDIAEEITRLRAHLDQFDAVLSSDDAPGRKLEFVVQEMGRETNTIGSKANDVEISRSVVEIKGSLEKIRELIQNVE, encoded by the coding sequence GTGCTCCTGAGCATGACCGGATTCGGCGAAGCCCGTCGGCAAGACGAGGCCCGGACCATCAGTGTCGAGGTCCGCAGCGTCAACGGGCGGCACCTGAAGCTCTCGACCCGGATCAGCGAGCCCTTCTCGGCCCTGGAGCCGGACATCGAGCGGCTCGTCCGCCACCGCCTGAAACGCGGGACGGTCCAGCTCAACCTCCGGGTCGAGTCGCTCCGCCGCCCCGAGGACTACCGCCTGAACCTCGCCGCCCTGGAAGGCTATCGCGCCCAGTTGCTCGCCTTCCTCGGAGGCGGCCCGACGCCCCCCGACTTCTTCTCGGCCCTGCTTGCGCTGCCTGGCGTCGTCGATTCGGCCCGTCCGGCGGCCCTCGACGACCCGAGGGAGCACTGGCCGACCCTCGAACCGATCGTCGCCGAGGCCCTTGATCAGCTCCACCGCAGCCGGCTCGACGAAGGCCAGTCGATGGAGCAGGAACTCCGCTCGCTGGCCCTCGACATCACCGGCCACCTTGACCGCATCGCCTCCCGAGTCCCCGAGGTCGTTTCCTCTTACCGAGACCGCCTGACCGATCGGGTCAACGCCTTGATCCAGGACCGCGGCCTGACGATCGAGCCCGAGCACCTGATCCGAGAGGTCGCCATCTTCGCCGAACGCTCCGACATCGCCGAGGAAATCACCCGGCTTCGTGCCCACCTCGACCAGTTCGATGCCGTCCTCTCCTCCGACGATGCCCCCGGCCGCAAGCTCGAATTCGTCGTCCAGGAAATGGGCCGCGAAACCAACACCATCGGCTCGAAGGCCAACGACGTCGAAATCAGCCGATCGGTCGTCGAGATCAAAGGCTCCCTCGAAAAGATCCGCGAACTGATCCAGAACGTCGAATGA
- the gmk gene encoding guanylate kinase: MSPTPSLEGFLLGTRFTPDHTAPSLGSRPDPLAILRILLAARCLLPTALMTYDWTHLPGRLLVVSGPSGCGKSTILRRVLQRPGVGARLSVSSTSRPPRPGEVEGSDYHFVSRGDFEAARDRGEFLEWAEVHGNLYGTPIKPVIASLEAGHCVILEIDVQGAMQVLRAVPSAETIFITVPSLAILEARLRGRGTEHEAVVRRRLDNARRELESQHLYTHTIVNDDLDRAVADLDTLLAESGCGGDARDA, from the coding sequence ATGAGTCCGACCCCCTCCCTCGAAGGATTCCTCCTCGGCACCCGATTCACCCCCGACCACACGGCACCGTCGCTCGGTTCCAGACCCGACCCGCTTGCAATCCTCCGGATTCTTCTGGCTGCCCGCTGCCTACTGCCTACTGCCCTCATGACTTACGACTGGACCCACCTTCCTGGCCGCTTGCTCGTCGTCTCCGGACCCTCCGGATGCGGCAAGAGTACGATCCTGCGCAGGGTCCTGCAGCGGCCCGGCGTCGGGGCCCGTCTGTCGGTTTCCTCGACGAGCCGACCGCCCCGGCCCGGCGAGGTAGAGGGGAGCGACTACCACTTCGTCTCCCGAGGCGACTTCGAGGCCGCCCGAGACCGAGGGGAGTTCCTCGAATGGGCCGAAGTCCACGGCAACCTCTACGGCACGCCGATCAAGCCGGTCATCGCCTCGCTCGAAGCCGGCCACTGCGTCATCCTCGAAATCGACGTCCAGGGGGCCATGCAAGTCCTCCGCGCCGTGCCGTCGGCCGAGACGATCTTCATCACCGTCCCGAGCCTCGCCATCCTCGAAGCCCGCCTCCGGGGTCGTGGCACCGAACACGAGGCTGTCGTCCGCCGTCGGCTCGACAACGCCCGACGTGAACTCGAATCTCAACACCTGTACACCCATACCATCGTCAACGACGACCTCGACCGCGCGGTGGCCGATCTGGACACCTTGCTGGCCGAGTCGGGTTGCGGAGGAGACGCCCGCGATGCATGA